A single region of the Salvia miltiorrhiza cultivar Shanhuang (shh) chromosome 8, IMPLAD_Smil_shh, whole genome shotgun sequence genome encodes:
- the LOC130997400 gene encoding uncharacterized protein LOC130997400 isoform X2: protein MLIIIINLSTKSFIVSTPTILNSTWTNIHKSSLEEGVKDQVRKEVNEEQKPSKFVSDYLLPHILNLYASRATPKDFEIYAHNATFEDPLMRAHGVKQIKSAFYSLAKIFSESRIVDYSITEKETSPGKTEILIDNKQYYKFMGKDINMISLIKLDTEDGKVVAHQDRWDKKPLWDRETVKVPLVGHVIEATRRASMLATHALMSFGKDPPT, encoded by the exons AtgctcatcatcatcatcaacctTTCAACCAAATCCTTTATCGTCTCAACTCCTACAATTCTCAATTCAACATGGACCAATATCCACAAG TCATCTCTTGAAGAGGGCGTGAAGGATCAAGTGAGGAAGGAAGTTAACGAGGAACAGAAACCATCAAAATTTGTGTCGGATTATTTACTTCCTCATATTCTCAATTT ATATGCGTCGCGTGCAACTCCTAAAGATTTTGAAATTTATGCGCATAATGCAACCTTCGAAGACCCCCTTATGCGTGCACACGG TGTGAAGCAGATTAAATCAGCATTCTACTCTCTTGCCAAG ATCTTCAGCGAGTCTAGAATCGTGGACTACAGTATCACGGAGAAGGAGACTTCACCTGGAAAGACAGAG ATACTAATCGACAACAAACAATATTACAAGTTCATGGGTAAAGACATAAATATGATATCCCTCATCAAGTTGGACACAGAGGATGGCAAAGTTGTTGCTCATCAAGACCG GTGGGACAAGAAGCCCTTGTGGGACCGGGAGACCGTTAAGGTGCCGCTCGTGGGCCACGTCATCGAGGCGACACGACGGGCGTCCATGCTGGCAACTCATGCTCTCATGAGCTTTGGGAAAGATCCACCtacctaa
- the LOC130997400 gene encoding uncharacterized protein LOC130997400 isoform X1, with the protein MARNLPRGSGRSLEKVSQLFLHAHHHHQPFNQILYRLNSYNSQFNMDQYPQEGVKDQVRKEVNEEQKPSKFVSDYLLPHILNLYASRATPKDFEIYAHNATFEDPLMRAHGVKQIKSAFYSLAKIFSESRIVDYSITEKETSPGKTEILIDNKQYYKFMGKDINMISLIKLDTEDGKVVAHQDRWDKKPLWDRETVKVPLVGHVIEATRRASMLATHALMSFGKDPPT; encoded by the exons ATGGCCAGGAACTTGCCACGTGGCAGTGGTAGAAGCCTAGAGAAGGTTTCCCAGTTGTTCCTCCAtgctcatcatcatcatcaacctTTCAACCAAATCCTTTATCGTCTCAACTCCTACAATTCTCAATTCAACATGGACCAATATCCACAAG AGGGCGTGAAGGATCAAGTGAGGAAGGAAGTTAACGAGGAACAGAAACCATCAAAATTTGTGTCGGATTATTTACTTCCTCATATTCTCAATTT ATATGCGTCGCGTGCAACTCCTAAAGATTTTGAAATTTATGCGCATAATGCAACCTTCGAAGACCCCCTTATGCGTGCACACGG TGTGAAGCAGATTAAATCAGCATTCTACTCTCTTGCCAAG ATCTTCAGCGAGTCTAGAATCGTGGACTACAGTATCACGGAGAAGGAGACTTCACCTGGAAAGACAGAG ATACTAATCGACAACAAACAATATTACAAGTTCATGGGTAAAGACATAAATATGATATCCCTCATCAAGTTGGACACAGAGGATGGCAAAGTTGTTGCTCATCAAGACCG GTGGGACAAGAAGCCCTTGTGGGACCGGGAGACCGTTAAGGTGCCGCTCGTGGGCCACGTCATCGAGGCGACACGACGGGCGTCCATGCTGGCAACTCATGCTCTCATGAGCTTTGGGAAAGATCCACCtacctaa
- the LOC130997403 gene encoding nudix hydrolase 26, chloroplastic-like isoform X2 → MMALCRSPFQRINTPTPLFHNCPSKLPIFTHPSPLSSLSSSSMDTPPQGYRRNVGICLINPSKKIFAASRLDIPDAWQMPQGGIDESEDPKNAAIRELREETGVTSADIVAEAPYWLTYDFPPEVRRKLMQQWGSDWKGQAQKWFLLKFNGKDEEVNLLGDGTEKAEFGQWSWMSPQEVVDHAVDFKKPVYEQVMKAFSPYLE, encoded by the exons ATGATGGCTTTATGCCGATCCCCATTTCAGCGTATAAACACACCTACACCTCTCTTCCATAACTGCCCCTCAAAGCTCCCCATATTTACACATCCATCTCCACTTTCTTCTCTCTCATCATCATCCATGGACACCCCACCCCAAGGTTAcagaagaaatgtggggattTGTCTTATCAACCCCTCCAAAAAG aTTTTTGCTGCTTCAAGACTCGATATTCCAGATGCTTGGCAAATGCCTCAG GGTGGAATTGATGAAAGTGAGGATCCTAAAAATGCTGCCATTAGGGAATTGCGAGAAGAAACTGGAGTGACTTCAGCTGATATTGTCGCCGAG GCACCATATTGGTTGACGTATGATTTCCCACCAGAGGTGAGGCGAAAGCTCATGCAGCAATGGGGTTCAGACTGGAAAGGTCAAGCACAAAAATG GTTTCTGTTAAAATTCAACGGAAAGGACGAGGAGGTCAACCTCTTGGGCGATGGAACGGAAAAGGCTGAGTTTGGACAATGGTCGTGGATGTCCCCGCAGGAGGTAGTCGACCAT GCGGTGGATTTCAAGAAGCCTGTGTATGAACAAGTCATGAAAGCCTTCTCTCCGTATCTTGAGTAG
- the LOC130997403 gene encoding nudix hydrolase 26, chloroplastic-like isoform X1, with protein MMALCRSPFQRINTPTPLFHNCPSKLPIFTHPSPLSSLSSSSMDTPPQGYRRNVGICLINPSKKIFAASRLDIPDAWQMPQGGIDESEDPKNAAIRELREETGVTSADIVAEAPYWLTYDFPPEVRRKLMQQWGSDWKGQAQKWTRRSTSWAMERKRLSLDNGRGCPRRR; from the exons ATGATGGCTTTATGCCGATCCCCATTTCAGCGTATAAACACACCTACACCTCTCTTCCATAACTGCCCCTCAAAGCTCCCCATATTTACACATCCATCTCCACTTTCTTCTCTCTCATCATCATCCATGGACACCCCACCCCAAGGTTAcagaagaaatgtggggattTGTCTTATCAACCCCTCCAAAAAG aTTTTTGCTGCTTCAAGACTCGATATTCCAGATGCTTGGCAAATGCCTCAG GGTGGAATTGATGAAAGTGAGGATCCTAAAAATGCTGCCATTAGGGAATTGCGAGAAGAAACTGGAGTGACTTCAGCTGATATTGTCGCCGAG GCACCATATTGGTTGACGTATGATTTCCCACCAGAGGTGAGGCGAAAGCTCATGCAGCAATGGGGTTCAGACTGGAAAGGTCAAGCACAAAAATG GACGAGGAGGTCAACCTCTTGGGCGATGGAACGGAAAAGGCTGAGTTTGGACAATGGTCGTGGATGTCCCCGCAGGAGGTAG
- the LOC130997401 gene encoding exocyst complex component EXO70A1-like, producing MGIPARRSGAGGGRAVAVGPDTLSDRAAQMREALVKSQSITDNMVSILGSFDHRLSALETAMRPTQLRTHAIRRAHENIDKTLKAAEVILSQFDLSRQAEAKILKGPHEDLESYLQAIEQLRNNIQFFSNNKSFKSSDGVLSHTNNLLAKAISKLEEEFKQLLLSYSKPVEPERLFECLPNSMRPSESPGHSSGKIPSSNSHHDHQNNTSENSVYTTPALIPPRILPLLHDLALQMVQAGNQQQLQKIYRDIRSVVLEESLRKLGVEKLSKDDVQKMQWEVLEAKIGNWIHFMRIAVKLLFAGERKVCDQIFEGFDPLMDQCFAEVTTGSVAVLLSFGDAIAKSKRSPEKLFVLLDMYEIMRELHSEIEALFRGKACTEIRDSALGLTKRLAQTAQETFGDFEEAVEKDATKTAVADGTVHPLTSYVINYVKFLFDYQSTLKQLFQEFENKDDSNSQLAAVTMRIMQALQTNLDGKSKQYRDTSLTHLFLMNNIHYMVRSVRRSEAKDLLGDDWVQRHRRVVQQHANQYKRIAWAKILQCLSVQGLTSSGGGSSVGADGGNSSGVSRAIVKDRLKTFNMQFEELHQRQSQWTVPDTELRESLRLAVAEVLLPAYRSFIKRFGPLVENGKNPQKYIRYTPEDLEHMLGEFFEGKTLNEPKR from the exons ATGGGGATTCCGGCGAGAAGAAGCGGGGCAGGAGGCGGCAGAGCTGTGGCAGTGGGGCCGGATACACTGAGCGACAGAGCAGCACAGATGAGGGAGGCTCTGGTCAAGAGCCAGTCCATCACAGATAATATGGTCTCTATTTTGGGATCCTTTGACCACCGCCTATCCGCTCTCGAAACCGCCATGCGTCCAACTCAA CTTAGAACACATGCTATTCGTAGAGCTCATGAGAATATTGATAAAACCTTGAAGGCTGCTGAGGTCATCTTGTCACAGTTTGATCTTTCTCGCCAG GCTGAGGCTAAAATATTGAAGGGACCACATGAGGACCTAGAGAGTTATCTTCAAGCAATTGAGCAGTTAAGGAACAACATCCAATTTTTCAGCAACAACAAAAGTTTTAAGAGTAGTGATGGGGTTCTCAGCCACACAAATAATTTACTTGCCAAGGCTATATCAAAGCTGGAAGAGGAGTTCAAACAGCTTTTATTGTCTTACAG CAAACCTGTTGAACCTGAAAGACTTTTTGAGTGTCTTCCTAATTCTATGCGACCATCAGAATCACCTGGACATTCTAGTGGCAAGATTCCATCATCAAATAGCCACCATGATCATCAAAATAATACATCCGAAAATTCTGTATACACTACACCAGCATTAATACCACCTCGAATTTTACCTCTGTTGCATGATTTAGCATTGCAGATGGTACAAGCTGGGAATCAACAACAGTTACAGAAAATATATAG GGATATCCGTTCTGTAGTTTTAGAAGAAAGCCTTCGCAAATTGGGAGTGGAAAAGCTCAGCAAAGACGATGTGCAAAAGATGCAATGGGAAGTGTTAGAAGCTAAGATTGGGaattggatacattttatgCGGATAGCT GTTAAGTTGCTGTTTGCTGGAGAGCGTAAAGTTTGCGATCAAATTTTTGAGGGATTTGATCCTCTCATGGATCAGTGCTTTGCGGAAGTTACTACTGGGAGTGTTGCTGTGCTACTTAGCTTTGGAGATGCAATTGCCAAAAGCAAGCGATCCCCTGAAAAGTTATTTGTTCTCTTAGATATGTATGAAATCATGAGAGAGCTTCACTCAGAG ATTGAAGCACTTTTTAGAGGTAAAGCTTGCACTGAAATTAGGGACTCTGCCTTGGGATTGACAAAAAGGCTTGCTCAAACAGCACAAGAGACCTTTGGTGACTTTGAAGAAGCAGTGGAAAAGGATGCTACTAAAACTGCTGTTGCTGATGGGACTGTCCATCCTTTGACAAGCTATGTGATAAACTATGTGAAGTTCTTGTTTGA CTACCAATCAACACTGAAGCAACTTTTCCaagaatttgaaaataaagATGACTCAAATTCGCAGCTTGCTGCTGTCACAATGCGAATCATGCAGGCTCTCCAAACCAATTTGGATGGGAAATCTAAACAATATAGAGATACCTCACTGACTCATTTGTTTCTGATGAACAATATCCACTATATGGTCAGATCTGTACGCAG GTCTGAAGCCAAAGATTTGTTAGGGGATGATTGGGTTCAGAGACATAGGAGAGTTGTGCAACAACATGCAAACCAATATAAGAGGATTGCTTGGGCAAAG ATTCTGCAGTGTCTCTCTGTTCAAGGCTTGACATCATCAGGAGGTGGTAGTTCGGTCGGTGCCGATGGAGGAAACAGTAGTGGAGTCTCTAGAGCAATTGTCAAGGACAG ATTGAAGACATTCAACATGCAATTTGAAGAGCTTCATCAAAGACAATCTCAATGGACAGTTCCAGACACTGAGCTTCGAGAATCTTTGAGGCTTGCCGTTGCTGAAGTGTTGCTTCCAGCTTACAGATCTTTCATTAAACGATTTGG GCCTTTGGTTGAGAATGGTAAGAATCCCCAGAAATACATCAGATACACGCCCGAGGATCTTGAACACATGCTCGGTGAATTCTTCGAGGGCAAGACCTTGAACGAGCCTAAGCGTTAG
- the LOC130998266 gene encoding uncharacterized protein LOC130998266, with the protein MDKRKRGIESYFQKQSARIDVGGSRSSNPEVPVPTVDAIEKSPQQAEVPCPELPPLKITKIGNESDDIHVERDPGKRKMIWEYPVNKRDEIRREYLMHGPYQVMVPSSQRPIDKCSRRFLLSWYDLFRDWLEYSPSENAVFCFPCFLFAKIDSKYGGNAFVVGGFRTWKRVNNGKKCAFLIHVGSAPNSAHKVAVKSCLDLMNSLQHIGRVVDKQTSELVRKNRLRVRASIDVAKLCALLGIAFRGRDESPDSRNRGNFLEILKYTASYNEEVASVVLENAPKNASYTSHSIQKEILSVYASKIQKFIRAEIGDEKFCIIVDESRDESKREQMAIILRFVDKDGFVRERFFDIVHVEDTKAATLKNKISEVLSYHNLSIQSIRGQGYDGASNMRGEWNGLQALFLNECPYAYYIHCFAHRLQLILVATSQKVIPIEHFFSQLLIIINVVDSSAKRHDQLQIAQAIRIEELTSTNQLETGRGKNQIGSLQRPGDTRWSSHLNSMHSLLKMFDSVLVVLGEIINDKSAASRAAADKAYDVMMSFEFVFVLHFLIDLLGRANDLCRMLQCISQDIVNAIDAVSNTKEIIQKFRENGWSGLLEKVKRFCEQRDIEIPDMNGVRRSSRGRAPNNPVTWEHHYRVDIFYGTIDCILQELGFRFNEDAIELLKLSSSLDPRRGYELFSIDDICKLVEKYYPADFSSQDKLHLKYQLELYELDIRKSAHFQHVETLPELCQLLSKTGKSAIYYLVDRLIRLILTLPVSTATSERAFSAMKIVKTRLRNKMEDDFLSSSLIMFIEREIAQSFDVDSIIDEFDLMKTRRSQLKIGCK; encoded by the coding sequence ATGGATAAGAGAAAGAGAGGAATTGAATCGTACTTCCAAAAACAAAGTGCCCGAATAGATGTTGGTGGTTCCCGTTCATCTAATCCCGAGGTTCCAGTTCCAACTGTAGATGCAATTGAAAAAAGTCCACAACAAGCAGAAGTCCCTTGTCCAGAACTTCCCCCGCTTAAAATCACAAAGATTGGCAATGAATCTGATGATATTCATGTAGAACGTGATCCAGGTAAACGAAAAATGATTTGGGAATATCCTGTGAATAAAAGAGATGAAATTCGTCGAGAATATTTGATGCACGGTCCTTATCAAGTTATGGTGCCCAGCTCTCAAAGGCCGATTGATAAGTGTAGTAGAAGGTTTTTGCTTTCTTGGTATGATCTATTTCGGGATTGGTTGGAATATTCACCTTCAGAAAATGCCGTATTTTGCTTTCCTTGTTTTCTTTTTGCCAAGATAGATTCAAAGTATGGAGGCAATGCTTTTGTTGTTGGTGGGTTTCGAACTTGGAAAAGAGTTAACAATGGGAAAAAATGTGCTTTTCTAATCCATGTAGGAAGTGCTCCCAATTCTGCACATAAAGTAGCTGTCAAAAGTTGTCTTGATTTGATGAACTCATTGCAGCACATTGGCAGAGTTGTTGACAAACAAACATCCGAGTTAGTTAGAAAGAATAGATTACGAGTAAGAGCTTCAATTGATGTTGCTAAATTATGTGCTCTTCTAGGTATTGCATTCAGGGGACGTGATGAGAGTCCTGACTCTCGTAATCGTGGAAATTTTTTAGAGATTTTAAAGTACACAGCTTCTTATAATGAAGAGGTAGCTTCAGTGGTATTAGAAAATGCTCCTAAAAATGCTTCATATACTTCTCATTCAATTCAGAAAGAGATCTTATCTGTCTATGCAAGCAAAATTCAGAAGTTCATTCGAGCTGAGATTGGTGATGAAAAGTTCTGCATCATAGTAGATGAATCTCGAGATGAATCCAAAAGAGAACAGATGGCTATTATTTTGAGATTTGTGGATAAGGATGGGTTTGTTCGTGAAAGATTTTTCGACATAGTTCATGTGGAAGACACCAAGGCAGCAACTCTGAAAAACAAAATAAGTGAAGTTCTTTCTTATCATAATCTCAGCATTCAAAGCATTCGAGGACAAGGATACGATGGTGCTAGTAACATGAGAGGAGAATGGAATGGTTTGCAGGCTCTATTTTTGAATGAGTGCCCGTATGCATATTACATTCATTGTTTCGCTCATCGACTACAGCTGATATTAGTTGCTACATCTCAAAAAGTTATTCCTATTGAGCACTTTTTTTCCCagcttcttattattattaatgtagTTGATTCTTCTGCGAAGCGCCATGATCAACTGCAAATTGCGCAGGCTATTCGAATTGAAGAGTTGACTTCAACCAATCAGCTTGAAACTGGCAGAGGAAAAAATCAGATTGGAAGTTTACAACGTCCAGGTGATACACGATGGAGCTCTCATTTGAACTCTATGCACAGCTTACTTAAGATGTTTGATTCTGTTCTTGTGGTACTTGGTGAGATCATAAATGATAAAAGTGCTGCTTCTAGGGCTGCAGCTGATAAAGCTTATGATGTGATGATGTCCTTTGAATTTGTATTTGTCTTGCATTTTCTTATTGATTTGTTGGGAAGAGCAAATGATCTTTGTAGAATGTTGCAGTGCATATCCCAAGATATTGTTAATGCAATCGATGCAGTATCGAATACAAAAGAGATCATCCAAAAATTCCGAGAAAACGGTTGGAGTGGGTTACTAGAAAAGGTGAAGAGGTTTTGTGAGCAGCGAGATATTGAAATTCCTGACATGAATGGTGTGCGTCGATCAAGTAGAGGTCGTGCTCCGAACAATCCTGTCACGTGGGAGCACCATTATCGAGTCGACATCTTCTATGGAACAATAGATTGCATATTGCAAGAATTGGGATTTAGATTCAATGAAGATGCAATTGAGTTGTTAAAGTTGAGTTCATCTTTGGATCCACGACGTGGGTATGAATTGTTTAGTATTGATGATATTTGCAAGCTAGTTGAGAAGTACTATCCGGCTGATTTTTCAAGTCAAGATAAGCTACATCTTAAGTATCAACTCGAACTTTATGAGCTTGACATTCGAAAAAGTGCACATTTTCAACATGTTGAGACACTTCCTGAATTATGTCAACTATTATCAAAGACAGGTAAGTCAGCCATTTACTATCTTGTTGACAGGTTGATTAGACTTATTTTGACTCTTCCGGTTTCAACGGCAACATCAGAACGTGCATTCTCCGCCATGAAAATTGTGAAGACAAGGTTGCGAAATAAAATGGAAGATGACTTCTTGTCTAGTTCTCTGATAATGTTTATCGAGAGAGAAATTGCTCAGAGCTTTGATGTTGACTCAATTATAGATGAGTTTGATCTCATGAAAACTCGTAGATCGCAACTTAAAATTGGTTGCAAGTGA
- the LOC130997404 gene encoding inositol oxygenase 1-like isoform X1, with protein sequence MCLIAGDTFPLGCTFDPSVVHYEHFESSPDYKNPAFNTKLGVYTEGCGLDNVVMSWGHNDYMYLVAKENKHSSSSDITHFMVSVCVWKMLRISNGFKYSS encoded by the exons ATGTGCTTGATTGCAGGCGACACGTTCCCTCTTGGCTGTACCTTTGATCCATCAGTCGTTCACTATGAG CATTTTGAGAGCAGCCCTGATTACAAGAATCCAGCTTTTAACACCAAGCTTGGAGTTTATACAGAGGGCTGTGGACTGGACAATGTTGTGATGTCGTGGGGGCACAACGACTACATGTACCTC GTGGCTAAGGAAAACAAGCACTCTTCATCATCCGATATCACCCATTTTAtggtgagtgtgtgtgtgtggaagaTGCTGAGAATCTCAAATGGCTTCAAATATTCAAGTTGA
- the LOC130997402 gene encoding uricase-2 isozyme 1: MAENGVKFEQRHGKSRVRVGRVWREPSGRHQFVEWNVSVSLLSDCFPAYTRADNSHVVATDTMKNTVYVKAKECRQQLSVEDFAILLGKHFTSFYPQVSAAIINIIEKPWERIDIDGQPHDHGFKLGSEKHTAEVVVKKSGGLQVISGIEGLAVLKTTQSGFEGFVRDKYTVLPETQERMFATEVTASWKYPYETLASIPAKQLYFMEKYMDVKKVLIETFFGPTKGGVYSPSVQSTLYDMANAVLARVPDVSSIQLKMPNIHFLPVNLSSKDNPIVKFEDDVFLPTDEPHGSIQASLSRLQSKM, translated from the exons ATGGCAGAAAACGGAGTGAAATTCGAGCAGCGCCACGGAAAATCTAGGGTTAGAGTCGGCAGAGTCTGGAGAGAACCGAGCGGCCGCCACCAATTCGTCGAATGGAACGTCAGCGTCAGCCTCCTCTCCGACTGCTTTCCCGCCTACACTCGCGCCGACAATTCTCACGTAGTCGCCACGGATACCATGAAAAACACG GTATATGTGAAAGCTAAAGAATGTCGGCAGCAGCTTTCAGTGGAGGACTTCGCCATACTACTTGGCAAGCACTTTACGTCTTTCTACCCTCAG GTCTCTGCTGCAATTATCAACATAATTGAGAAGCCCTGGGAACGTATCGACATTGATGGCCAGCCACACGATCATG GTTTCAAGCTTGGATCTGAGAAGCACACAGCTGAAGTCGTTGTAAAAAAGTCCGGTGGACTACAGGTTATTTCTGGTATTGAAGGATTGGCAGTGCTAAAGACCACCCAA TCAGGTTTTGAAGGCTTTGTTAGGGACAAGTATACAGTTTTGCCTGAAACACAAGAAAGGATGTTTGCAACGGAGGTTACCGCATCTTGGAA GTACCCTTATGAGACTCTTGCAAGTATCCCTGCAAAACAATTATATTTCATGGAGAAATACATGGATGTAAAAAAGGTTTTAATCGAGACATTCTTTGGTCCTACGAAAGGAGGAGTATACAGCCCATCTGTTCAAAGTACTCTCTACGATATGGCAAATGCTGTGCTTGCCAG GGTTCCTGATGTTTCATCAATTCAGTTGAAGATGCCGAATATTCACTTTTTGCCTGTCAACTTATCAAGCAAAGATAACCCCATAGTCAAG TTTGAGGATGATGTTTTTTTACCTACGGACGAACCACATGGATCGATCCAAGCTAGCCTGAGCCGCCTTCAGTCAAAGATGTGA
- the LOC130997404 gene encoding inositol oxygenase 1-like isoform X2, with product MCLIAGDTFPLGCTFDPSVVHYEHFESSPDYKNPAFNTKLGVYTEGCGLDNVVMSWGHNDYMYLVAKENKHSSSSDITHFMQI from the exons ATGTGCTTGATTGCAGGCGACACGTTCCCTCTTGGCTGTACCTTTGATCCATCAGTCGTTCACTATGAG CATTTTGAGAGCAGCCCTGATTACAAGAATCCAGCTTTTAACACCAAGCTTGGAGTTTATACAGAGGGCTGTGGACTGGACAATGTTGTGATGTCGTGGGGGCACAACGACTACATGTACCTC GTGGCTAAGGAAAACAAGCACTCTTCATCATCCGATATCACCCATTTTAtg CAAATATGA